A single region of the Nocardioides sp. W7 genome encodes:
- a CDS encoding histidine kinase, translating into MSPVHDWRRWVPDVAAGLLVFFLGLLEAMNRDDVVAPRSGLALVALAMGGAVALSRWTPAAALALVWGIGALQVVNAVDLMVVEIAIAVVTFGCARWGSTLTVWISALSIPAAALIAVVYVGTSGLGGLVDGAGFRDLVQDRYRYGDSWQVAAAVVGMALLGVPWLAGLALRFVARAKSSRVSQVAAEDQAARAVHDREQAQEIARLRHEQTRLARDVHDVVGHSLAVILAQAESAQYLPDADTQALKKTMETIATSARASLQDVRQVLTSTQDPTVARPGGLDELLAGVRAGGHEVVASEVGQVQPLPPELETVAYRVLQEMLTNAIKHGRRDAPVLVERHWPDGAWEDELRLEVRNVAPAPDETQPLSALTATGGQGLDGMRRRLESVGGRLDVRRREEAEGSTFTVTAWVPVRTVPA; encoded by the coding sequence ATGAGCCCCGTCCACGACTGGCGGCGCTGGGTGCCCGACGTCGCCGCCGGGCTGCTGGTCTTCTTCCTCGGCCTGCTCGAGGCGATGAACCGCGACGACGTCGTGGCGCCGCGGAGCGGCCTCGCGCTGGTCGCCCTGGCCATGGGCGGTGCGGTCGCGCTGAGCCGCTGGACCCCGGCGGCCGCCCTGGCTCTGGTGTGGGGCATCGGCGCGCTCCAGGTGGTCAACGCGGTCGACCTGATGGTGGTCGAGATCGCGATCGCCGTGGTCACCTTCGGCTGTGCGCGCTGGGGCTCGACGCTCACCGTCTGGATCAGCGCGCTCTCGATCCCGGCCGCCGCCCTCATCGCCGTCGTGTACGTCGGGACCAGCGGGCTCGGCGGCCTGGTCGACGGGGCGGGCTTCCGGGACCTGGTCCAGGACCGCTACCGCTACGGCGACTCCTGGCAGGTCGCCGCCGCCGTGGTCGGGATGGCGCTCCTCGGCGTGCCGTGGCTCGCCGGGCTTGCGCTGCGGTTCGTGGCCCGGGCGAAGTCCTCCCGGGTCTCCCAGGTCGCCGCCGAGGACCAGGCGGCCCGCGCGGTCCACGACCGCGAGCAGGCCCAGGAGATCGCCCGGCTCCGTCACGAGCAGACCCGGCTGGCCCGCGACGTGCACGACGTCGTCGGCCACTCGCTGGCGGTGATCCTCGCCCAGGCCGAGTCGGCGCAGTACCTCCCCGACGCCGACACCCAGGCGCTGAAGAAGACGATGGAGACCATCGCGACCTCGGCCCGCGCGTCGCTGCAGGACGTCCGCCAGGTGCTCACCAGCACCCAGGATCCGACTGTCGCGCGTCCCGGCGGGCTGGACGAGCTCCTCGCAGGGGTGCGGGCCGGTGGCCACGAGGTCGTCGCGTCCGAGGTCGGCCAGGTCCAGCCGCTGCCGCCCGAGCTGGAGACGGTCGCCTACCGGGTGCTGCAGGAGATGCTCACCAACGCCATCAAGCACGGTCGCCGCGATGCACCGGTGCTCGTCGAACGGCACTGGCCCGACGGCGCCTGGGAGGACGAGCTGCGGCTGGAGGTCCGCAACGTGGCCCCCGCCCCGGACGAGACCCAGCCGCTGAGCGCGCTCACCGCGACCGGCGGCCAGGGCCTCGACGGGATGCGCCGCCGACTGGAGTCGGTCGGCGGGCGGCTCGACGTACGACGGCGCGAGGAGGCCGAGGGCAGCACCTTCACGGTCACCGCGTGGGTGCCCGTGCGTACGGTGCCGGCATGA
- a CDS encoding acyltransferase has protein sequence MTRRIDGLDLLRGIAVGLVVLRHALPEQFAGAGVVGVVMFFALSGHLITGLLLGELQRTGRVDLRRFYARRARRLVPALVLLVLGVSLVTVLLDPLGDRADLGRDALVALTWTGNLPHLTPDGATFHLWTLATEEQFYLLWPVLLVVAFRRRLVLVLLATGSVVGLAAVALTVLWLRAEPDLAYALPTSWAVCFVIGAASRVLAVRVVVPPWAPGAALVGLTVLSVVPLRGHALTYLLAGPATAMLTAVLLVAWRSWADVTAAGLRPLVWLGTMSYGAYLWNYPLTLWLRPHVDHAGLLAALLTVPAAAFSWYAVERRFQARPRVLEGVPG, from the coding sequence GTGACGCGACGGATCGACGGCCTCGACCTGCTCCGCGGGATCGCGGTGGGGCTGGTGGTGCTGCGGCACGCGCTGCCGGAGCAGTTCGCGGGCGCCGGGGTGGTCGGCGTGGTGATGTTCTTCGCGCTCTCCGGCCACCTGATCACCGGGCTGCTGCTGGGTGAGCTGCAGCGGACGGGGCGGGTCGACCTGCGCCGGTTCTACGCGCGTCGGGCCCGCCGCCTGGTCCCGGCTCTCGTGCTCCTGGTGCTCGGCGTCTCCCTCGTGACCGTGTTGCTCGACCCGCTCGGCGACCGCGCCGACCTCGGCCGGGACGCGCTGGTCGCGTTGACCTGGACCGGCAACCTGCCGCACCTCACCCCCGACGGCGCGACCTTCCACCTGTGGACGCTGGCGACCGAGGAGCAGTTCTACCTGCTCTGGCCGGTGCTGCTGGTGGTGGCGTTCCGGCGCCGGCTGGTGCTCGTGCTGCTCGCCACGGGCAGCGTCGTCGGCCTGGCGGCGGTCGCGCTGACCGTGCTCTGGCTGCGCGCCGAGCCCGATCTGGCCTACGCGCTGCCGACCTCCTGGGCGGTCTGCTTCGTGATCGGCGCGGCGAGCCGGGTGCTCGCCGTGCGCGTCGTCGTACCGCCCTGGGCGCCGGGTGCGGCGCTCGTCGGCCTGACGGTGCTGAGCGTGGTTCCATTGCGGGGTCATGCGCTCACCTACCTCCTCGCCGGCCCGGCCACAGCGATGCTCACCGCGGTGCTGCTGGTCGCCTGGCGGTCCTGGGCCGACGTGACCGCGGCCGGCCTGCGCCCGCTCGTGTGGCTCGGGACGATGTCGTACGGCGCGTACCTCTGGAACTACCCCCTCACCCTGTGGCTGCGCCCGCACGTCGACCACGCCGGGCTGCTCGCCGCCCTGCTGACGGTGCCGGCGGCCGCGTTCAGCTGGTACGCCGTGGAGCGCCGCTTCCAGGCGCGCCCGCGCGTGCTCGAGGGGGTGCCCGGATGA